The following are encoded together in the Hoplias malabaricus isolate fHopMal1 chromosome 3, fHopMal1.hap1, whole genome shotgun sequence genome:
- the pde6c gene encoding cone cGMP-specific 3',5'-cyclic phosphodiesterase subunit alpha' isoform X1, with translation MADKDSVEKYLENNPQFAKEYFDKKIRAEVIAAAFTEKLEIKDTSSYKDVSQIQEANIIFDLVQEMHAGQLMEKSMHKVLQRICMLINADRCSFFIVRARNGITELSTCLFDVTPTSKFESNLVNPSAEIVFPTDIGIVGQIATTKKGVNVPDVKQNSKFSDFVDKQTGYTTKNMLAAAIVSGKDPLGVVMALNKVGGTEFTKADENLFNKYLEFGTVIALQHYTNYMWNVESRRSQVLLWSASKVFEELTDIERQFHKALYTVRTYLQCERYSVGLLDMTKEKEFYDEWPIKLGDVEPYKGPKTPDGREINFYKIIDYLLEGKEEIKVIPAPPADHWAMVSGLPTYVAENGFICNMMNVAADEYFTFQKEAVDETGFVIKNVLSLPIVNKKEEIVGVATFFNRRDGKPFEEQDEQITEALTQFLGWSVLNCDTYDKLNKTEWKREIAQEMVIYQTRASLAEVQEILNTREKFGKEPDECDQKEMYKLLRTNIPEAKDVDLLEFHFSDFPLSEFDLIKCGIRCFFELGVVEKFKVPAEILTRWMYTVRKGYRDITYHNWRHGFNVGQTMFCLLQTGRLRKYYSDLDAFAMVAAAFCHDIDHRGTNNLYQTKSASPLAKLHGSSILERHHLEYSKNLMGEENLNIFQSLQKRQFETVQHLHDVCIIATDLALYFKKRTMFQKIVDATEPMTDEKEAINYVSNNPIRKEIIMAMMMTGCDLSAITKPWEVQSKVALMVAAEFWEQGDLERSVLEQEPIPMMDRNKSDELPKMQCGFIDFVCSFVYKEFSRFHKEITPMFDGLNNNRAHWKELADVYQAKLDAIANEKKKLEEAEKKGGTEDGEGGKSKTCTIF, from the exons ATGGCAGACAAGGACAGTGTGGAAAAGTATTTGGAAAACAACCCACAATTTGCCAAAGAGTATTTTGACAAAAAGATCCGGGCTGAGGTCATCGCAGCTGCCTTCACAGAAAAGCTTGAAATAAAAGACACTTCCTCATACAAAGATGTGTCTCAGATCCAGGAAGCCAACATTATCTTCGACCTGGTGCAGGAAATGCATGCCGGGCAGCTAATGGAGAAGAGCATGCACAAAGTCTTGCAGAGGATATGCATGCTGATCAATGCTGACCGCTGCAGCTTTTTCATTGTCAGAGCTAGAAACGGAATCACAGAGTTGTCCACCTGTCTTTTTGATGTTACCCCTACATCCAAATTTGAGAGCAACCTGGTGAACCCCTCAGCTGAGATTGTCTTCCCCACTGACATCGGCATTGTTGGACAAATAGCCACCACCAAAAAAGGAGTTAACGTTCCAGATGTGAAGCAG AACTCCAAGTTCAGTGACTTTGTGGACAAACAAACAGGATACACCACCAAAAACATGCTAGCTGCTGCCATAGTAAGCGGAAAGGATCCACTGGGAGTTGTCATGGCATTAAACAAAGTTGGAGGCACAGAATTCACTAAAGCTGATGAGAAT CTTTTCAACAAGTACTTGGAGTTTGGCACAGTCATCGCTCTTCAGCATTACACCAATTATATGTGGAATGTGGAATCCAGGAGAAGTCAG GTGCTTCTGTGGTCTGCTAGCAAAGTGTTTGAAGAACTGACGGACATTGAGAGACAGTTCCACAAAGCTCTGTACACTGTGAGAACCTACCTTCAGTGTGAGAGGTATTCTGTTGGACTACTGGACATGACCAAAGAGAAG GAATTCTATGATGAATGGCCTATTAAACTGGGTGATGTGGAACCATATAAAGGTCCTAAGACACCGGATGGCAGA GAGATCAACTTTTACAAAATTATTGATTATCTTCTTGAAGGCAAAGAGGAGATCAAAGTCATACC AGCACCTCCTGCAGATCACTGGGCAATGGTTAGTGGTCTCCCAACGTATGTGGCTGAAAACGGCTTT ATTTGTAACATGATGAACGTTGCTGCTGATGAGTACTTCACATTCCAG AAAGAAGCTGTGGATGAGACAGGCTTTGTTATTAAGAATGTTTTGTCTCTTCCCATTGTGAACAAAAAAGAGGAAATTGTGGGCGTTGCCACATTCTTTAATAGAAGAGATGGGAAGCCATTTGAGGAGCAGGATGAGCAGATCACAGAG GCACTCACACAATTCCTGGGCTGGTCAGTGCTCAACTGTGACACCTATGACAAACTGAACAAAACTGAGTGGAAGAGAGAAATTGCACAGGAGATGGTGATATACCAAACCAGAGCCTCTCTCGCAGAGGTCCAGGAAATTCTG AACACAAGAGAGAAGTTTGGCAAAGAACCAGATGAATGTGATCAGAAAGAGATGTACAAATTATTG AGAACAAACATACCTGAAGCCAAGGATGTTGATCTGCTAGAATTCCACTTCAGTGACTTTCCTCTTTCCGAATTTGACCTCATCAAATGTGGTATTCGCTGTTTCTTTGAACTCGGAGTAGTGGAGAAGTTCAAAGTGCCAGCAGAG ATTCTGACCAGATGGATGTATACAGTGAGGAAGGGATACAGAGACATCACTTACCACAACTGGAGACATGGCTTCAATGTGGGACAGACCATGTTCTGTTTACTGCAG ACTGGAAGGCTGAGGAAATATTACTCAGATCTTGATGCGTTTGCAATGGTGGCAGCGGCTTTTTGTCATGATATTGACCACAGAGGAACCAATAATCTCTACCAGACCAA GAGTGCATCACCTTTGGCAAAGCTTCATGGCTCCTCAATCTTAGAAAGACATCATCTGGAGTATAGCAAGAATCTCATGGGAGAAGAG AACCTAAACATTTTCCAGAGTCTACAAAAACGCCAGTTTGAAACTGTACAGCATTTACACGATGTATGCATCATTGCCACGGACTTAGCCTTGTATTTCAA gAAAAGAACAATGTTCCAGAAGATTGTTGATGCTACAGAACCAATGACAGATGAAAAAGAAGCCATCAACTATGTGTCTAACAATCCTATAAGAAAGGAAATCATCAT GGCAATGATGATGACCGGCTGTGACCTGTCTGCCATCACAAAACCATGGGAAGTTCAAAGCAAG GTGGCTCTGATGGTAGCAGCTGAATTCTGGGAGCAGGGTGACCTGGAGAGGTCCGTCCTTGAACAAGAGCCTATT CCAATGATGGACAGGAACAAGTCAGATGAGCTTCCCAAAATGCAGTGTGGTTTCATCGATTTTGTCTGCTCATTCGTCTATAAG GAATTTTCGCGGTTCCACAAGGAAATCACCCCAATGTTTGATGGTCTGAACAATAACAGAGCTCACTGGAAAGAACTGGCCGACGTTTATCAGGCTAAACTAGATGCCATCGCCAACGAGAAGAAAAAACTGGAGGAAGCGGAGAAAAAAG GGGGAACTGAAGATGGAGAAGGAGGAAAGTCGAAAACCTGCaccatattttaa
- the fra10ac1 gene encoding protein FRA10AC1: MDPSGLNLVKVHGGGGYDSDFSDDEVGGVSSQHGQKRKHQDELMQKAFQKGKHTKVAHRNVAVEEWDREEAKNRRHHLISMNAFDRHKKFVSDYILYYGGKLEDFRRTMNSDRTDLDVVKENHHFIWRDEDEEDMTLEKELAKKYYDKLFKEYCIADLSRYKENKFGFRWRIEKEVISGKGQFLCGNKRCENLEGLKSWEVNFAYVEQGEKRNALVKLRLCPECSFKLNYHHKRKEVKSKKSRSKKSTDKPQAKKFKSSSHSKKHKHKYNTKDKESSSSSSEDSLESDRDSQCEGNDKGPLESEHWKGPAPSAAEKSREEEFDEYFEDMFL; encoded by the exons ATGGATCCGAGTGGACTGAATCTTGTTAAG GTGCATGGAGGTGGTGGATATGACTCAGATTTCAGTGATGATGAAGTTGGAGGGGTGTCATCACAACATGGACAGAAAAG gaaACATCAAGACGAGCTAATGCAGAAAGCATTTCAgaaaggaaaacacaccaaagttGCACACAGAAATGTAGCTGTTGAAGAATGGGACAG AGAAGAGGCCAAGAACAGACGTCATCATCTCATATCTATGAATGCT TTTGACAGACATAAGAAGTTTGTTAGTGACTACATCCTGTACTATGGAGGAAAGCTTGAAGACTTCAGAAGAACCAT GAATTCAGATAGAACTGATCTGGACGTGGTGAAAGAAAACCACCACTTTATCTGGAGagatgaggatgaggaagatATGACATT GGAAAAAGAGCTTGCAAAGAAGTATTATGATAAACTATTTAAGGAGTACTGCATTGCTGACCTCAGCAGGTACAAAGAAAACAAG TTTGGATTCAGATGGCGAATAGAAAAAGAAGTAATTTCAGGGAAAG GCCAGTTCCTATGTGGAAATAAACGCTGTGAGAATCTGGAAGGGCTGAAGAGTTGGGAAGTGAACTTTGCGTACGTGGAGCAGGGCGAGAAGAGGAACGCTTTGGTCAAACTGC GTCTTTGTCCAGAATGCTCATTTAAGCTGAACTATCATCACAA AAGGAAAGAGGTTAAATCCAAAAAAAGCAGATCGAAAAAGAGTACTGATAAGCCACAAGCAAAGAAGTTCAAGTCATCATCACATTCTaagaaacataaacacaaatacaataCCAAAGATAAAG AATCCTCGTCTTCAAGTTCAGAAGATTCTCTGGAGTCTGACAGAG ACTCACAGTGTGAAGGTAATGATAAAGGCCCCTTGGAGTCTGAGCACTGGAAAGGTCCAGCTCCATCTGCAGCAGAGAAGTCACG GGAGGAGGAGTTTGATGAATATTTTGAGGACATGTTTCTCTGA
- the pde6c gene encoding cone cGMP-specific 3',5'-cyclic phosphodiesterase subunit alpha' isoform X2: MADKDSVEKYLENNPQFAKEYFDKKIRAEVIAAAFTEKLEIKDTSSYKDVSQIQEANIIFDLVQEMHAGQLMEKSMHKVLQRICMLINADRCSFFIVRARNGITELSTCLFDVTPTSKFESNLVNPSAEIVFPTDIGIVGQIATTKKGVNVPDVKQNSKFSDFVDKQTGYTTKNMLAAAIVSGKDPLGVVMALNKVGGTEFTKADENLFNKYLEFGTVIALQHYTNYMWNVESRRSQVLLWSASKVFEELTDIERQFHKALYTVRTYLQCERYSVGLLDMTKEKEFYDEWPIKLGDVEPYKGPKTPDGREINFYKIIDYLLEGKEEIKVIPAPPADHWAMVSGLPTYVAENGFICNMMNVAADEYFTFQKEAVDETGFVIKNVLSLPIVNKKEEIVGVATFFNRRDGKPFEEQDEQITEALTQFLGWSVLNCDTYDKLNKTEWKREIAQEMVIYQTRASLAEVQEILNTREKFGKEPDECDQKEMYKLLRTNIPEAKDVDLLEFHFSDFPLSEFDLIKCGIRCFFELGVVEKFKVPAEILTRWMYTVRKGYRDITYHNWRHGFNVGQTMFCLLQTGRLRKYYSDLDAFAMVAAAFCHDIDHRGTNNLYQTKSASPLAKLHGSSILERHHLEYSKNLMGEENLNIFQSLQKRQFETVQHLHDVCIIATDLALYFKKRTMFQKIVDATEPMTDEKEAINYVSNNPIRKEIIMAMMMTGCDLSAITKPWEVQSKVALMVAAEFWEQGDLERSVLEQEPIPMMDRNKSDELPKMQCGFIDFVCSFVYKEFSRFHKEITPMFDGLNNNRAHWKELADVYQAKLDAIANEKKKLEEAEKKDGEGGKSKTCTIF; the protein is encoded by the exons ATGGCAGACAAGGACAGTGTGGAAAAGTATTTGGAAAACAACCCACAATTTGCCAAAGAGTATTTTGACAAAAAGATCCGGGCTGAGGTCATCGCAGCTGCCTTCACAGAAAAGCTTGAAATAAAAGACACTTCCTCATACAAAGATGTGTCTCAGATCCAGGAAGCCAACATTATCTTCGACCTGGTGCAGGAAATGCATGCCGGGCAGCTAATGGAGAAGAGCATGCACAAAGTCTTGCAGAGGATATGCATGCTGATCAATGCTGACCGCTGCAGCTTTTTCATTGTCAGAGCTAGAAACGGAATCACAGAGTTGTCCACCTGTCTTTTTGATGTTACCCCTACATCCAAATTTGAGAGCAACCTGGTGAACCCCTCAGCTGAGATTGTCTTCCCCACTGACATCGGCATTGTTGGACAAATAGCCACCACCAAAAAAGGAGTTAACGTTCCAGATGTGAAGCAG AACTCCAAGTTCAGTGACTTTGTGGACAAACAAACAGGATACACCACCAAAAACATGCTAGCTGCTGCCATAGTAAGCGGAAAGGATCCACTGGGAGTTGTCATGGCATTAAACAAAGTTGGAGGCACAGAATTCACTAAAGCTGATGAGAAT CTTTTCAACAAGTACTTGGAGTTTGGCACAGTCATCGCTCTTCAGCATTACACCAATTATATGTGGAATGTGGAATCCAGGAGAAGTCAG GTGCTTCTGTGGTCTGCTAGCAAAGTGTTTGAAGAACTGACGGACATTGAGAGACAGTTCCACAAAGCTCTGTACACTGTGAGAACCTACCTTCAGTGTGAGAGGTATTCTGTTGGACTACTGGACATGACCAAAGAGAAG GAATTCTATGATGAATGGCCTATTAAACTGGGTGATGTGGAACCATATAAAGGTCCTAAGACACCGGATGGCAGA GAGATCAACTTTTACAAAATTATTGATTATCTTCTTGAAGGCAAAGAGGAGATCAAAGTCATACC AGCACCTCCTGCAGATCACTGGGCAATGGTTAGTGGTCTCCCAACGTATGTGGCTGAAAACGGCTTT ATTTGTAACATGATGAACGTTGCTGCTGATGAGTACTTCACATTCCAG AAAGAAGCTGTGGATGAGACAGGCTTTGTTATTAAGAATGTTTTGTCTCTTCCCATTGTGAACAAAAAAGAGGAAATTGTGGGCGTTGCCACATTCTTTAATAGAAGAGATGGGAAGCCATTTGAGGAGCAGGATGAGCAGATCACAGAG GCACTCACACAATTCCTGGGCTGGTCAGTGCTCAACTGTGACACCTATGACAAACTGAACAAAACTGAGTGGAAGAGAGAAATTGCACAGGAGATGGTGATATACCAAACCAGAGCCTCTCTCGCAGAGGTCCAGGAAATTCTG AACACAAGAGAGAAGTTTGGCAAAGAACCAGATGAATGTGATCAGAAAGAGATGTACAAATTATTG AGAACAAACATACCTGAAGCCAAGGATGTTGATCTGCTAGAATTCCACTTCAGTGACTTTCCTCTTTCCGAATTTGACCTCATCAAATGTGGTATTCGCTGTTTCTTTGAACTCGGAGTAGTGGAGAAGTTCAAAGTGCCAGCAGAG ATTCTGACCAGATGGATGTATACAGTGAGGAAGGGATACAGAGACATCACTTACCACAACTGGAGACATGGCTTCAATGTGGGACAGACCATGTTCTGTTTACTGCAG ACTGGAAGGCTGAGGAAATATTACTCAGATCTTGATGCGTTTGCAATGGTGGCAGCGGCTTTTTGTCATGATATTGACCACAGAGGAACCAATAATCTCTACCAGACCAA GAGTGCATCACCTTTGGCAAAGCTTCATGGCTCCTCAATCTTAGAAAGACATCATCTGGAGTATAGCAAGAATCTCATGGGAGAAGAG AACCTAAACATTTTCCAGAGTCTACAAAAACGCCAGTTTGAAACTGTACAGCATTTACACGATGTATGCATCATTGCCACGGACTTAGCCTTGTATTTCAA gAAAAGAACAATGTTCCAGAAGATTGTTGATGCTACAGAACCAATGACAGATGAAAAAGAAGCCATCAACTATGTGTCTAACAATCCTATAAGAAAGGAAATCATCAT GGCAATGATGATGACCGGCTGTGACCTGTCTGCCATCACAAAACCATGGGAAGTTCAAAGCAAG GTGGCTCTGATGGTAGCAGCTGAATTCTGGGAGCAGGGTGACCTGGAGAGGTCCGTCCTTGAACAAGAGCCTATT CCAATGATGGACAGGAACAAGTCAGATGAGCTTCCCAAAATGCAGTGTGGTTTCATCGATTTTGTCTGCTCATTCGTCTATAAG GAATTTTCGCGGTTCCACAAGGAAATCACCCCAATGTTTGATGGTCTGAACAATAACAGAGCTCACTGGAAAGAACTGGCCGACGTTTATCAGGCTAAACTAGATGCCATCGCCAACGAGAAGAAAAAACTGGAGGAAGCGGAGAAAAAAG ATGGAGAAGGAGGAAAGTCGAAAACCTGCaccatattttaa